The genome window GCACTATATCATCTCGAGGGTGAAAGAGCCGAGCCTGTATTTGCACCGGCTATGGAATTTCCTATGGAAACCATTGTCGAAACACCTGCAGCTCATGAGTTCGCTTGCCGTCCGTCGTATGTAGTGGCGGACGATGGTGTGACGGGCATCAACACACCACGGCTGCTGCCGCTAGAGTCTGGTCTTCGTTCCGCTGGGTATCACGTTCACTTGGGATGTGGTCAACTATCAAATAGTTTCACAGCGCGTCAACCGGAGGCTCCTTTGGCGAGACTTTCCAGACTGCTGCATGAACCATCTCGACACCCAGAGCTTGCACAGATGTGTGATTTGGTCTCTGCTCTACCTGCTCTGTTGTTGCCACGGGACCCGCTGGAAGCAGTGCGGCGTGACGTGATTGGATACGGACGCGCATCCGAGTTTCGTTCACCTAAGTATGGATTTGAGTACAGAGCACTGTCATCCAGTATGCTTCGTTCTCCAGTCTGGTCATGGTGGGCGCATTCATCAGTACGTGATGCGCTGGCGCTGGTAGTGGCTGGTGTCGACTTCCGCGACAAGTTTGATCGTGCGGAGGTATCTCACGCCATCAACACTGCTGATTTCGCAGCCGCAGAAAAGTTGTGGACCAAGGTCAAAGGCTTACTGGCAACAGAGGTATGGCCTATGGCACGAGGTCACAGAGCTCGTGGTGGATCCTCGGTTGTGTTGAATCCAAAAGGTGTCCAGTACATGGAATTTCAGATGAAGCACGGTCTAGGCCGGACGCGCGGACACAAGGCTGAGTGGTTGAATCAAAACAGCAGCGCGTATCATCGGGACTGGCGGAACTATTCTTGTCGATCGGTACCTAGGCGACAAGGTTGGGACGAATTCAAGGCAACATGGACCCCAGAGAAAAACTGTGTGGAGGCTTAGGTGTCCCCTACTCGTGCAGCAGCAGCCGACCAGCGGAGAGAACGGAAATTATGGGAACGACGCGCCTTAGTACTACCGCGTATCATCCGTAAAGGCAACAAACTCCGATTAAAACTGTTGTCATTACGGAACAATCCTCCTCGCAATGGCAGACGTCCCCGAGTAATTGCCCCTCAAGGCAGAAACCGGCCTCCTTGCTTCAAGAACAGTACCGCTGTGGTTTTACGAGCCGAGAATCTTGCAGGTGGTTCGCTATGTTCGATTCTCACTTGCACCAATTGTTCCAACACATTTGTTAGTAGGATGCGTACTCAAGGCATGGTCTCACAAGCTGAAGTAGATAGGATAGTGCGTGAGCGTCCCTGTCATATACTGGCAACTCGCCTGGTTCCCATTCCATTTGAAGTGACACAGGTCCCTTGTTTGTTGGAATTTGGAGACGAGGAGACAATACCCGAGCTGTTACTGGGAGCTAGCATCACTGATGTACTGGTGGTGGGCGATCCCGCACCTATAGAGTTAACTTTTGATCCAGGAGAAGACGAGTATGAAGACGACTATCCCCCAGACGATGACTACTAAAGTCTTTGTTTACGGGACTTTACGACCGGACTGTGGCGGCATGGCTGACGAGTATCCTACTCAAGAGGCCAAGATCGACGGTCTGTTGTTCGACATGGGTGGGCATTATCCAGGAATGATACGTGATAAAACAAGGGTATCAGAACTGAATGTCGGCCCAAGAAACCAAAAGGTTGTAGGACATATCTTGGAAGTTCCAGAATCTCATCTGGGTGGGTTGGATGCGTATGAGGGATATGATCACACGCATCCGGAGCTGTCTACGAATTTGTATCGACGTATTTCGGTCACAGCACGGTTAGGCTGGGACACAGGTGATGTAGGAGAGGAAGTCACATGTTGGGTATATGAGTATAATCAACCCATTACCAATGTGCGCTCTTTCATACCTTCAGGTGATTGGAAGGATTTCCATGTTGTTAACCGAACTCGGGCAACTTAGGCAAAACAAACCATCAGCGACGCGAACAGCAGCAAAGAGATACAACTGGCTCCTATGGGCCAGTCGTTGTTTGGAACGCAGAGGTAAAGCCACCAACTTCACTATGTTCTGTGGATATGGCAATATACATATCGTAGGCACGGATGTTGTTTCGATAGGTGGTGGTTCCGCATTCAAGAGTCATGTATGTAGTGGTTGTCCTGTGGGGGCCGGGCTGTTACCAGAGGAATTTACAAACATAGCTGCACCAGTAGGCCCCCGAAAACGTCTAGACACAGAAAAGTATACGAACACGGTTGATCTAGAAGTAACTCCACAGCTTCCGTGCTTTCTGTGTGATAATTATTATCTTTTAACTGAATTTCAAGTCAGTCCCGGCGACGTTGTTGCTGTTCCTACGTTCAGTAAGAGAGCAACAGCATGTCGGGTTACAGACCAAGTAGCTGCAGAAGAACGTGAAAAAGCAATTTTGTACCACATAGAAGAATAGAAGTGGAGGTTTACTGGTTCCTCTTAGACATAAAACCAGACGCAGAGAGATACGTTTGTGACTGTCGACATTGATCTGCGTAAGACTGCTGAGTGGTTCACCCCACTTGCAGGTAAAAGTCACTACAACAGATTTTTGGCTTCTAATAGGTTGGTTCCTTGTATCTGTTGTACTGGTTTTCCTAGACCTGACAGGAACGAGTTGCTTAGTAGTCTCGGTTGGTATTAAAACCAACGTATGAAAAGTACAGTGTTCGGTTTTGTGCTAGGTCAAAAGGGATCGTCGCTCTGGAGATCTGCGGAGCATCCGGCAAACCTATTGTCGGGGAGGGTGTCGAACTGAACGGCAGCAGTTGGGTGTCAAAACCTACCTCCCCCATTGTTGGATGGTTTTCTTATTCCATAAAAATAAGACGGCTTACAATAGGGGTTTACTGGTTCCTCTAGTGTGTCGTACTTCAAAATCAGACCCATGATGGTGCGTTTGTGGCTATCGACACCGACATGGGCTACGCGGGTATCCAGCAGTCACCTATGAGGAGACAGCGTACGGACATTCGTGAAAAGTCACTGCAGCAGATTTTTAGCTTGGTGGGTGGATTCCTTGTATCTGCTGTACAGGTTTGCGTAGGTAAATATGTAATGTGTTACTTAGTAGTTTCAGTTGGTGTCACAACCGGCGTACGAACGGTACAGAATTTGGTTTACTGGCGCTCAAAGGGATCGTCGCTCTGGAGATCTGCGGAGCATCCGGCAACTCACCGTTGGGGGAGTAGCCTACCGGAGGCTGAAATCGAGGTTCGATTCCTCACTCTCTCAGTATTATCAAACCTACATCAGGAGGAAACACCGTGACACGAAGATTTGTTCCAGCCAGAACATCCAAGCCTTTTCTGCGGCCTTTCGGCAATACATGGGGCTTCTATCCGGCCTATGATCTAACTAGTCTAAGTGGACCCAGCACAGTCGGTGAAACCGAAGTGGTCGATCAGATTGAAGGCAGCATAGACCGTCGGTTAGTTGTTGGTTTCACCATATCACATGCCTGCTATGATGGCTGACGAAATTACAGTAGGAGCTGACCCAGAGTTGGTGTGTTACGACCACGACAACGAACGAGTGATTGACATTGCCAACACAGTTGAGGAACCTATGGGTGAATTCGGCGCAGACGGACACGGATTCACTGCAGAACTGAGGCCGAAAGCGGCCGTATATCCTCTGGATCTCACTGAAAACACGCGAATAGCCTTACTGAAAGGATACTCCCTGCTTAGCCACTGTTCGTGGGAAGCAGGACCGTACATTCGCGAAAAACCGCTCGGAGGACACGTACATTTTGGTATCCCAGCGTCGGACACAATAAAAGAAACGCTGGACAATATGGCAGCCATTATGCTAGGAGTACTAGAGCCTAGTGAGACTGCTGCAATCCGTCGAAACACCATTTTTACAGGACGCGGCGGGTACGTCAACAACCAAGGCAAACCGTACGGACTGCTAGGGGACATCAAGAACAAACCGTGGGGATTCGAGTATCGCACACCATCCTCATTCATAGTCACTCCTGGTGTCACCACAGCTATGTACACACTACTGAAAGCCTTAGTGTTTGAAGACGCTATTCAAGGACCTTCATCCTGGACTCAACTAGATGCGGCGACTCGTAAAGCGCTTGCATTCAAGCCAGCCGACCTGTACTGTGGTAATCGTGCTGTGTTCCTGGAGAAGTTAGGGACTTTGTGGCCTATCCTCCAAAACCTGACGTACTTCAAACCTGGAATGGAGGGCAGACCCTTATGGAGTAGCCTCAAGTATTTGCTACAAGTAATTGAAAAAGGCGGCTTTCGCGCGGTACCGGACATGAAAGACCCTTGGAAGATCACTGCAGCCGCAGCTGCAAAGGTCACCGCTCAGCGGCCGGTCCCTCACCGACGTACAGGACAAGGAGTACCTGTATTCGATTGGAATGAATTCCAGGGTGAGTTCTTGGAGGCCGCTCGACAGGACACTGGTATGTTAACCGCAAACGCACAAGGTGAGATCTTCAGAATCATCAATGGACGTTTGGTGCCGGAGGATACACCAGCCGCTGAGGTAGTAGAGACGCCTGGTTTCCAAGAACTGTGGGGCACTGAACCTGCTCCCACACTGACCTGGTCCCCTGACCAGATTTGGGGGTGGTAATGTTTCGTCATGGACAGCAAGTGCATCTACCCGAAATCTACAGAAGAATCCAGACCAAGCTCCTTGAACAAGGGATTACAGATGCGGATTTCCCGAGAGATTTGTACATGTTCGGCATCAACAACCACAGAGGAGCAGATGTGTTTCTGTCACCTGACTTGCCGAATGTGAACACTGTAGCAGAGTACCTTACTGGCGTAGAAGTGGTAGTACAAGTAGGTACTGTAGGTAATCCAGCGCCGACGCATTGGATGGCCTTGAGTTTACGTCTTCGTACACAAGAAGATTGTTGTGCGCGAATAGCCATACTTACGTGGCTTCATATCAACAACGCAGTTACCTGGTAAAGGAGAGAAAGTTATGTGTGGAATTTGTGGCTTTGCAGCTCCAAAAGCATCGCAAGAGTGGAAGTATGAAACCCTAGTCGAGTTGTTGCAACGTTCCGAAAAACGAGGAGACGACGCAACAGGAATAACGTTCATCGACGATACAGGCAAACTGATTGTCATCAAAGATGGCGTCAAATCCACCGATTTTGTGAAGACAGACGAGTTCAAGGCTCTGAAGGGCCATCTGCCGGACATCGTCCTGGCTCACACACGTGGGGTTAGCCTAGGTCTTGGGAAAGACGGAGCACCAGACGACAATGCCAACAACCATCCGTTCTATTCCCCAGAAGCGGGGCTGTCGCTGGTACACAATGGTCGCATTCAGGATTCAATGTGGCGCGAAACAGCTGGTGAAGAAGGTGGACTGTTGAAAAAGTGCACCGGAGGCACAGACTCCGAAACCGCACTGCGGATCATCGAGACCATCATGGTCAAGGACACTGTAAAGGAAGAAGCTGAAGCACCTCATTACCCAGATATGTTGGATGTGTTGGATGATGCCTGCTTCAATATCTCAGGTAACTATACGTTCGGTGTCTTACACGCTCCGTATCCAGATCGTCTGTGGTTGGTACGCCACAACAACCCGATGGTCCTCGCATACGATCCCGATCAAGAGGCTATCGTTTTCGCATCGGACAAAGAATATGCCGACAGTGTGCTTCAAGTTTACAAGGAACACTTTGGGTTCTTCTACCAATGGGCCACGCCTGAGACGGTGATGTTCAACGCTATGACCGCCGACTCGGCACTAGAGATCCGTATCAACTACGAAGCTGCAGGAGATTTGTTTGCGTTTCGCAGGCGCAACATAGAAGCCGCCGCGACAGCGTATCCATATCACGCCAAAGCAGCTAAAATGATTGAAGAGGGACAAGAGCTTCCAACGGAGGTCTTGATATAATGTCAACATTCCTGCTGTACTCACGTAATACCACTACTACAGGCCGCAGACTAGGAAATGCGTTACGAGTGCCTTGCGGCCGTACACCACCAGACGCCAGGCAGGATGTGTTGATCCGTTGGGGGTCATCCGCACGAGTACGAAGCCGCCCAGGTACGGTGTACAACACCAGAGGCGGTATTCAGACCGTCACAGACAAACTAGGAGCGTTGGACACGTTTAGGCAAAACCATGTGGCTGCGCCTAGAAGTGCGGTGCTACAAGAGAACACCTTAGAGATGTTGAATTACCCTGTCCTAGCACGACGAGTCAGACATCAGGCTGGTACCGACATTGTCCTGTGTATGCAAGTAGCAGACGCACGGCGGGCAATGCAGAATGGGTCGGAATATGTGATTGAATACATTCCGACCAGGACTGAATACCGTGTCCATGTGTTTGGAGATGACATTCTACGTGTCTCTCAGAAGGTACTACGACGGAATGTAGATGCGGCCGTTCTACGCCCGTGGGTCAGAAATCACGAGACTGGATACATCTTCGTGCAGCCGAGGCAAGCACCGGCAGCGCATGTCCTGCAGATTGCGCAACAAGCAGTGCAGAGCTCAAACTTGACATTCGGTGCTGTTGATATTATTGTTTCAGATGGTGGACTACCCTTCGTCCTAGAAGTCAACACAGGTCCTGGATTGGTAGTTTCAGGCCTACGTGCGTATGCAGAGCGATTCGCTTCTCTTCTAGGTATTGAGGAGTTAGACGAAAGTGTCTTTGACATAGTCGACGGAGACGAGGAGGAAGCTCATGACGAAGCTCCCGAAGCTGGCGAAATCGACTAATCTGCTAGCTAAGCAGAGTGAGACCTTTCGAGCGTTGATCGAAACAGCATTTGAACACACGATAATGCGCGATCTTCCAACCGACTGGCCAACGGGCACAGAAGCACTCACAGAGTACATTCTTGAAATCTGCCGGGACCACAGTCGCTATGTGTTGCCTTTTAGGTTTTGGGAACAGTATCGGTGGCCGTCAGAGGCTACCAATCTGCATCGCCGAATGATCAAGGCCGTGAACATGGTAATGCCTGCCAGGCTGCTCACCTGGCTGAAGTCTGCTCCTTTGGATCAGCACCGTATACAGCGAGTTTTTCTCTCGCCGAACACCAACCGCATTACACGAAGAAACCCGATCACCCAACGTTGGCTGTCTGATGCATTCTATGTTCCTAGCGGCTCTGTTCTTGGACGAGACATCTGTACCCGATACGACATATCACCTACAGCTTCGTATCTGGAGTATACTGAACAACAGCAGTTTTGGGTGTTCTTCGGGAGTCCAAGAATGACAACGCGACAACGACTGCATCAAGGTCAAGAATGCTGGGGTATCGAGAGTGTCAGAGTGGGGTTATTCTGATGCTGGTATGTCGAATATGCGGCTTTCCGGCCGAGCTGTACTCTATGCGTACGGACGTAAAAAAAGGTGCAGTTATAGCGAGACAAAACTTCAGTCGAAATGGCATAAGCAGCGCCCTTATCGCAAAGCACCAATGCTACGTGCGAAGTCGTTCCACGTGGATGGGCTCCTACACTAACAAATTGCAATGCACCGGCGAAGCATGTAACGTATCAATAAGAGAGTCTCCTAGAGTCAAACCGACGTTTAAGGAAGCGGTGCCCACATTCAGATATCATGAAGGATCAGGTACAATAGAACTGCTTGACGCAGGTCTAAAACTATTTCGGATATCGACAGACGAAGATGACGAAGACGAAGATATCTATCGCATTGTCCGAACCCCCTCTCAACACTCTTTTTGGAATGAAGATGAGAAAGGAGAGAAGCATGACCACCGGAGGTCAGGTTGGTCGTCGCCCGAAGAAGACAAAGCTGATGTTCCCCTCAGACGCCGACTACTTAGACGAGCTGCCGCAGATCACATCGAAATCACCGGAGAAAGACCATATTGTACTTAATATAAATGGTCGGTGTTATGGGACAGTTTTGCACGCAGTATCCTCACTCCACTGTGGGTATATACGGCCCTTTAAGCATAAATATCTAACTGCGAACATAGACAACAACGTGCCGTGGACACACCGAGAAAAAATTCTACGCTTTCACGAAAACAAATTGCTGTACCCAGACAAATCGTTAATGAAGGATCTAATTCTCGATGACGCATGGGCTAGCTTCGATATGATACGCGACACGACAATGGAGCAACTCATAGCAACTAATGTGATTATCTTCCCCCCACAGCGGTGGGATTTGATGGAAGGAACCAGGCACATTAAAAGCGTAGGAATACTACTACGCAGATCAGGACAGGAGTATTTCGATGGCCTCTAAGAAGCAGAAGAAGAAGAAGCGGAAGCAGCGCGAACGAGCCCGCCGCCTAGCACAGGGAGGCAAATATGTTCCACTGTGTCCGAAATGTGGCACTTATGCTCTATCCCTAGCAATGGTTATCATGGTGGAGAGTGAGAGTGAGCTGTTCGTCGACAAGCGCGGAGGCTCAGTACGCAAAGGATACGAGCCGCTCCATCACGAAAACAATTCTGAATACGTGTTGCAGTGTGAGGGGAACGTCATACACAGTACGTGTGATTTTCAAGAAGAATTCACAACCGAAGTCGAAGCACTCAACGCAATCGCAGCAGTAATTCGAGAACAGCCGGACTTGCTACACGCTTATGCTGACTGTGAGATAGAAGAAGAAGAGGAACCAGAGGACATGTCGAAAGAATCAATTTCTGGTTTGCGTCTGTTAAGAAGGGCATTCAGTAATGTCGGTCCCTGACTGTTGTCGACAATGTCAGAGGAAGAACCTTGTAACTCACAAGTATGTAGTGGCAAGAGGGACGCACCGACAAATTGTGTATGAACACTACTGTCGCACATGCTGCGCAATCACGCGAACATACGAAGACATAGCTCCGCCGCCTCCTCCTCTGAAACGATTACTAAGGAGACACGCATGGCACGAACACGTAAAACAATTAGAAAAGTGATTGAGGGAATGTGGCACGAGATTCAAGGCGACCATAACCACTTATGGGAACACAACTGTCATGAAATCGCCCAGACTCGTGTGTTTACTGGTTGTTTGTTGTGCTTCGCGTACGACGCCAAGCTGGTTTTTACTTATACCACCGTAGCTAGACAATATGGCTTGTTAGGAACCGATCTGCTAAAAACAGAGCAGGCGCTACTTGACATTGTCGGCACTATTAAGTATAATGCTATGGTGCAAGAGCAGATGCGTCAGTTTATGTCTGGACCGACGCAACGTTGCGACTGCGGTGCCGAAGTTCGCATATACAAACCTTATGGAAAAGTTTGGCGAAAAGTAAACAGACAGGGACCTATACACACAAATTGTCCGACCTGTGCGAATATCATTACCTTTAACCGGCAGATTGTTCAGACGCCGAGGTATATGCTTAAAAGAGCAGCCGCAAACCTGACAGAGGTAGCACCAATAGGTGAGGAGCCGGCCCCTAGGCGCCGCCGCGCAGGGCCGGCACCTGTTACGGCCCCGCGCGCCACCTTCACCTTCAACCCGTGGATCCTAACATAAACAAGGAGCAAATATGAGTCGATTCGACTTAGAAAACTATGTCCAAGTAAAGGACAGAGTACGCGATTTTTGGGACAAGCACGAAGTAGGACAAATTACGACTGAGATGGTGCATCTAGACAATGCAGACGTCAAGAACAGAATGGTCGTAATCCAGGCTACGGTGCGCGTAGATGGCGTCATAGTCTCCACCGGAATAGCCAAAGAACGAGAAGGCTTGAAGGGTGCTAATATGACGGCCTTCATCGAAAATTGCGAAACGAGTGCAGTAGGCCGAGCACTGGCCAATTTCGGAGTAAGTGTTGACAAAAGTATGGCCTCACGCGAAGAGATGGAAGCAGTAGAAGCTGTTGAGGCTGGTCACACTACCACGTTAGCTCAGATCAAGAGCGTTGGTCTTGCATGTGCTAATGAGGAAATACGCGAAGAGATTCGCGAGCATTGGACGGAATGCCAAAGCGATCCAGTGTTGGCATCCGAGTTTCTAGCTCAACTTGAAGTCGCGATTCAGGGGCTAGAGTAATGCGACCTCTAGGGAAGAAGGCCCAGAGATGGTTACTTGGTATCACTGCGAGTTTGGTGATCGTAGTAAATACGGTAATAGTGTTCTCACGTAACGAGCCGAATGAACAACCCACTGTTGAGATGATCGCTGACACTATGGTTGTAGAATCTCATGTCCCGACAACCCTAGAGACATACTTAACCAACAGGCTTGATTCGATCCGAGGCCCGCGTTTCAGCGAATTAATTTTGCGGCACTCGGCTGAACAAGGTCTGCCTCCAGAACTTGTAGCAGGTATTATGCTACATGAGTCTGGAGGGCAAGAAGAGGTAGTGGGGCAGCCATTTACATTGATTCGCTCATTTGGTGAGTCCCTCTACAATAAACGAGCACAAGGATTGATGCAGATAGTGTGGGAGTTGTGGGAAGGGATCTATCCAGAATGCGGAACAGATATTCTCACAGCTCCTACTAACATCTGTTACGGAACACGAATTTATCGGCTATACGTAGATCGAGAAGAAGGTGATTATCTTTCCGCTCTACGAGCATATAGCGGCAACTCAACTGGTTACATACCTAGAGTGTTGGAACATGCCGCCAAAATCTACTTAGCTGATTTCACTTGGTAATTGAAAGGATCTGAAGAATGCCCAACTTGATAGAACGCATTGTTCGCCTTCTTTGCCCTGGACGCCGTATCGTCTTGTTACGGCGATCATTCAAAGAACACGCCGACTCTGAGAAGTGATATGTCTAACCATCGGATAAAGAATCTAAAAGTCACTACCATCAAATTGCGACGAGCACTGAAGGACCAGCACTCGTACCACCGGGCCGCTTTGCATAAAACCAAGAGCAGATACGTTATGAAATATAAGCGCTTATTGCAGAAACATTCCGCTTTGCGGCGTGAGGTGGAACGCAAGGATCAGCGGATCGAGCAATTTCGCCGAAAAGCGCTTGCACACGGGTTTTACGGCATGATAGGAGATGACGACGAGTTGGCTATCTCGCTGATGAAAGCAGAGCGAGAGGGGTAGTATAGCCGGAAATCACCGAATAATTTTTTGGAGATTTGGCGTTTTCGCATATACACAAAAACTTTTTTCTGTAGGAATTTTCTGGAGGAAAGAATGGCAAAGTACCAGGCGGAACTAGCTGAAACTACTAGCGATGTGTTTGCAGAAATCGACCGTCTGCGTAAGATAGAAGCCGCAGCACAGAGAGTGGATCATGAACGAAGATTGGATCTGGATCCTGAAAGTGCCGACGGCCTACTACGAAGTGCACTAGGTACGGGCACGTTGATCACAAAAACCATCGACGGCCGTCCTATTTTCTTGTTAAGGATATCCGCACTAGTAGAACATGCAGCGGAAAGAGAAGCAAAAAATCCAGAGCATTATCACCGAGGTGCTGAGTAAAACTCGGCACTTGACAAAGCACAACCCAGGCAGTATATTTCAGTACTTACGTAAAGGAGACCTATGAAAACCCAAGTTAACAAGTTAGATCACGTGCATGAGCAGTCATTGAAATCTACGACTACCAAGTCGGGCATGCTGCACATGTACAGGGATCGAAACGACGACATGCTGATTCATATTTTCGATGGAGACGAGTTTCTGTTCTCGAAAGACCGCATGTCTTTGCTGACTCTGTTGACCGACAAGCTGGACAAGAAGCAGAGGGAGGCAAGAGCATGACATTAAGTTACTTGTTTTCCAGGGCCAGTTATGTACAACCAGACGTAGTGTATGATTTTTATCTCGCAAATCCGGTGGCAATGCCTGATTATCCTAAGCCTGAAGAAAATGAGGTTGACGTTAGTCAGCTCCCGCTGTTGATAGAAGAGAAAGGCACTGCTGTCGTGGCCCGTACCAGTGAGATGGCTCGCGAAGAAGCATTCCTACTGACTCACTAATCCGACGACACGGGGGAGACGAAAGTCTCCCCAGTCGGGGAAGATATATAATCATGAAACGCAGCAAGATTACACGCAACCAAAAACAAGTGTTCGGTTATAAAACCGCAGATGGTCCTGATCTATTTACGACTTTTACCATTCGCGGCTTTGTACGAGCGTACACCTTGGCAGACGCACTCAAACATTTCGGAATAAAGATGTCCACTGGTTACGACACAGTAGCTGCTTTGTCGCCCAGTGAGTTAAGAGATGAACGAAGGGCAGTCAA of Candidatus Latescibacterota bacterium contains these proteins:
- a CDS encoding lytic transglycosylase domain-containing protein; translated protein: MRPLGKKAQRWLLGITASLVIVVNTVIVFSRNEPNEQPTVEMIADTMVVESHVPTTLETYLTNRLDSIRGPRFSELILRHSAEQGLPPELVAGIMLHESGGQEEVVGQPFTLIRSFGESLYNKRAQGLMQIVWELWEGIYPECGTDILTAPTNICYGTRIYRLYVDREEGDYLSALRAYSGNSTGYIPRVLEHAAKIYLADFTW
- a CDS encoding gamma-glutamylcyclotransferase — translated: MKTTIPQTMTTKVFVYGTLRPDCGGMADEYPTQEAKIDGLLFDMGGHYPGMIRDKTRVSELNVGPRNQKVVGHILEVPESHLGGLDAYEGYDHTHPELSTNLYRRISVTARLGWDTGDVGEEVTCWVYEYNQPITNVRSFIPSGDWKDFHVVNRTRAT